The Epinephelus lanceolatus isolate andai-2023 chromosome 13, ASM4190304v1, whole genome shotgun sequence genomic interval AAAAATTAACCAGTTAGTTGCTGGTATATGAGTGTCAGCCGATCAAAATTAACCATAACTGACAACCCTATTATGAGTCCTAGCAACAGTACATAAGAACATATTGTAACACATATTGTGTTTGTACTTTTCTCAAGCAAAAGGGGCTTGTTTTCTGTAGGCAGGTGTAAAAAGTAGTTCATGCTGCCAGGTAAATATATCTGTTGTCTTCCTGGCACAGTGTAAACTGGTAACCTATGTGTAGGCAGTCTGTCTGTGCCGGAGAACACTGACCCCTGTAAATGAAAGCACTGAACTGGATTACAGAGAATAACTGCAATTTATTACTGTACACTAAATAATTGGATCATGAAGTAAAAAGGGTGAAACATTCTGAATGTTTGAATAACCTGAATAACATTCAGAATGTTTCACCCTTTTTACTTCATGATCCAGTTATTTAGtgtacaaaaaaaaggtgaaacatTCTGTTAAGTGTTAACTGCCTTAAGCCCTGATCACAGAGAAAGAGTTTTGCAGGttgcacctttttattgttgccaggcaactatGGACTTACTACTTTATTCTAACCTTCCTGTGTCATCAatctatcatttatttattttagttttttcacagtaatcagtatctagttcctaaaatgttgaggcagagggtgcttgctgtagctctggttgagggtgagaggctgtcagcaaatagtttgttgggcacagggaaacagagatctgtgtggctacatgagaccctaaaaaagagggtggatcatggggagtaccaccagttggtccaggagcttctcctccatgatggacgttctccagtttgacaacctgctgcctatcgtcaggccgtatagctctgggtaaccagcaaccgctaccacgagtttctcctccatagtttaccaactgtaaacttgttgtccaCCCGGTTAGGCCTgtctctcaaatcatctgattggacgaTGGGAAGAAcgatgacaaaaaaagagatgacatgggGCATTTTTTTGCTTTGACTTGGAGTTTTTTTCAActggaggagttcagagcgctctggcaaaaatgccaggcgcctagagcgcagaaacgcGAAGCACGTCGCAACACAAAAacttcattttcattaaaaacaacagctgctACAACACTTTcagtgtgatcagggccttaatCACTACCACTTCAGGATTCATCTTGGAAGTGCATATCTGCATGGATTTGTGTTTTACAGCTTTGAAAACACACACGTATGGATGGTTTGGTTAGGGCGGGGCAATATTAAATATTCAAACTTaatcagtttttttaaaaatgttttcaaaaatgtgtcTTACTTTTTATTCTGCGGTGTAAGTATAAGTTTAAAACTGATGTATGATCTCCACAGGAACCATTTACCTCCAAAGAAGCAAAGTACTGTAAACCAGAATGTGGTGAGATACCCAGGACCGGCCCAGCCGAGTAAAGCCCAGAGAGGAGGCATACCTGTGAGGCAGACAGCTGATCCAGAGGCTCTGAGGAAGATCACAGCGCTGGAGTGCGAGCTGCTCAAACTACGAGCTCAGATAGCCATGATCGTTACTGCAGCTCCAGGCTCAGGTACCTCAAGTGCTCCGTGAAGTTCTTCTTCTCACAGATATGTTCAGCGCTGTGATTTATGATTAACCTTTGGTGCTCTTTCAACGTGTTGTCAGGTCTGACCGAGCCCCAGAATACCATAGGCACGCCTTTGATGTCTCCTCCCCCTCTGCCAGCTCTCACCTCCACGCCTCGCTGTGCTGCTCCTCCCCCACCGccgcctccacctcctcctcctcttccttcctgCTCAGCCGCCTCCTCTGACTCTGTATTAGAGCTGATCCGCCAGCGCAGGAGGAACGAGAAAGACCTTGACAAGCCGCAGGACTCCAAAGTTAAAGGGATGCCGTCCATGCTGGATGTTCTCAAGGACTTAAATCAAGTTAAACTGCGATCAGTGGAGAGGTAGGCACGAGGATTGAATTTTTGTACCAATGTTAATATCCTTACATGTGATAGTTTACATCTTAATGCTGTAGAATCCTCTCCTCATTCTCatttgggttagggttagtgaTAACTTATTCAACAAACAAGGCATCCTCCTTTTTTTGTCTTCGTAGATCACCTGGGGGGACACCGGTCAGAAAGAGACGCAGTAAGGGAGGTACAGCATTGCTCAGTGACCCAGCGGCTTTAATCGCAGAAGCGTTGAAGAGAAAGTTCGCTCAGCATCGCCACAACAATTCCTCTGATAAGGAGAACTCGCTTGAGCTCTCGCCGTTTGGCAGTCCAGAAACACCCAAGGTTTGTTTCTCATAAGCCGTTTTCACATATGAACTCCGGACAACGTCTGGAGAATCAACACATTAACTCTAACACTTGATCTAACGTTACGAAATTTTGTTATATCTTGATGTTGTGGTtgtattgttgttgctgttgttattgcTGAAGCTGATGTGTCTAACTAACTCTGCTGCAGCTAAGTAGCtgttagataaataaaaacagacacccCAGCTCTCACAAACCTCTGATCTTCTAATCTGATGCTTCTGTTCCAGGTCCCTCTCCACATGAGACGCAGTCAGGGTCGCCTCCACCTCTGATCCTGTCGATCTgaccccaaaatgtcaaactcagaCGCCCCATCAGCCAATAACAGCTCCCACAGATGTGCCTCACAGACAGATTACTACTGCAGCTACTGatgtacatttcattttttatttttgtttgtctgttattCTTTTGTTCTTGTAGGAGTGTTTGTCTCACAATGAACAATGTTTCTTTGTTGGGAGGCTTGAATGTACGTTTGTTACTCAGTTCACTGTGAACAAGGGTTTGGGTACGGTTGTTTTGTACAGTTTCCAGTGTTATTCATACAGTAATGATACCTTGAGGTGAAATAATGTGTTTAAGTAGTGTAGCTACCTGCTTTAACGTCTCTAACGTCACTTTGTGAGGCCTTATAATTCTTACCTCAACCAAGTGAAACGAGTAACAGCGGGTACTGAGATTCACACAGCTCTGTCCTATGCAACTGCTGTTTCAGCTTCTTTTATTGTATTAAAGTGTTAAAGTGCACTGATcaatattttgttgttgttgttccttcTCTGTAATGTTTCAGCGTGTTTGTCCAAATCCactttttgtctgtatttgtaaCTGTCACAGCAGTGAGACACTGAATTGATTTTTGCACCAACACATCCAGAGTCGTGCACGAGATGTCATTTCACATTGATGCTTTGTTCGAGTAGCTACAGCAGATCACATTAATAAATTGTACTTCAGCAATTCAGCACTGCTACAGTTGCATGGGTGTCATATTCATCAAATTAGGAGttgacagctgtgctctgtcACCTAAGAAACGAGTGGAAAATTGGATCTAATGCACTATTAGCCATCAGCCAAAAACGATTtcaagatgagggaaccagaggtgctaaaatgctaactggATTGTGGGCTTTAGGACTCATTCATGCACCACTCTATCCTttaattcaacattttgtttgataattacggaagcgtattgaattcacttgacaaattaaaaaaatctgttttattgagtaaattttttatttttctgtttttcgtggtattttttgttttgtttttcggggtaattttttctggttttctgagtattttttttctgagttagagcaatagaacaacagacgctttcattcctttcttgagagctcgatataatggaagcaaacatgacccgcttgtttagtttaatccagttttacttgGTTTTGGGTTATGTGTCCAACTGATTCTGGAGAAACACTGCAATGTCCAGCAGATCTGAATGGGCTTTTCATCTGAACAACCGCAAAGTCTTAAGGTGCCTGCGTAAAGtcgacaaactaatgataacaccagctatatgacttaaagacgAGTATCTCgcagtgtctcaaacccaaaacaaagtaaaactggattaaactaaacaagcgggtcatgtttgcttccattatatcgagcTCTCAAGAATGGAATGTAAGTGTCTGTTCTATTGttctcttaactcagaaaaaatactcagaaaaacagaaaaaattccccccccccccaaaaaaaattaccacgagtaacagaaaaaaattaccacgaaaacagaaaaaaaattaccacaaaaaaacagaaaaattactcagaaaaacagatttttttaatttgtcaagtgaatgcaatacactTCCGTGGATAATAAACATTtagtgcttttttttaaatgacacatttatAGCACTCGCCACTAGGTGGCAGAGTAACTTATCTGTGGCACATCATTGCAAGCCTATATTGTAGAGGAAGACGAGTGTGAGCACATGGTCTGTCATGGAGGTAGATGTGATCAGCTTGTTCATGCTGtgtgttccaatacccatactagcATACTATTTAGTACACCAGAAAAACATTTAGTACGTCTCGGTAcgtagtatgtcaaatgcagtttgCCAAAAATttagtatgcaagccagcatgcttttctggctattctgacccacaatcctctgcgcaCTGGACGATACGTCATCGCATTGACTGAGCCGCAGACAGATGACAGCtcactgacagctgattgacatcTGCCAGAAGTCGCAATCACAGAATGACAGCGCATACAAGTAAGTGATGACTTGTTGAATAGTAATGTAATATCCAAATTTGCCTTTATATAACCGCAGGTGAACTTCAGTAAGGAAGCCAACAGTCAGTGTGGGTCCAGAACAGGCTTTATTAAATCAGCGATATCATGAAAGCAATTAAAAGTTGGAGCATCTTGCTGCAGGGGGTGTGCCACACCAATCTGTAGGCGGGTGCACTTGTAGTACACTATCTGTGGATATTACCAgaactacacacaaaataaaacacttttccaACAGAGAAACACCCAACCTTCTACCAGTGACACACCAAACCTTAAGTTATATCACCACACCAAGGTGAACTGGAGCCCAACACTAACTGGAGCACTAAAACATAGAACCACACATTAATAAAACCAATTTACTAAAATACGGATGAAACAATTTACAATGACTAGCATAAAATAGGatgtaaaataaacagcagTCAGCACTTTGCCTGTGAATTGAAGACAACACAAGTTAATCTTTGTCCAACCACAGGCAGACATTGTTTAATATTAAAAGACACtcgtcaatcaatcaatcaatcaatcaattttatttataaagcccaatatcacaaatcacaatttgcctcacagggctttacagcatacgacatccctctgtcctttggaccctcgcagcggataaggaaaaactccccagaaaaaaccctttaacggggaaaaaaaacggtagaaacctcaggaagagcaactgaggagggatccctcttccaggacggacagacatgcaatagatgtcgtacagaacagatcagcataataaattaacagtaatccatatgacacaatgagacagaaagagagacagagagagatgcaggtaatgacagtagcttacaacaacattattgaaagtaataatattatagttatagttctggctactgtggtacaatacagtacaggccaaaagtttggacacaccttctcattcaatgcattttctttattttcatgactatttacattgtagattctcactgaaggcatcaaaactatgaatgaacacatgtggagttatgtacttaacaaaaaaaggtgaaataactgaaaacatgttttatattctagtttcttcaaaatagccaccctttgctctgattactgctttgcacactcttggcattctctccatgagcttcaagaggtagtcacctgaaatggtttccacttcacaggtgtgccttatcagggttaattagtggaatttcttgctttatcaatggggttgggaccatcagttgtgttgtgcagaagtcaggttaatacacagccgacagccctattggacaactgttaaaattcatattatggcaagaaccaatcagctaactaaagaaaaatgagtggccatcattactttaagaaatgaaggtcagtcagtccggaaaattgcaaaaactttaaatgtgtccccaagtggagtcgcaaaaaccatcaagcgctacaacgaaactggcacacatgaggaccgacccaggaaaggaagaccaagagtcacctctgcttctgaggataagttcatccgagtcaccagcctcagaaatcgcaagttaacagcagctcagatcagagaccagatgaatgccacacagagttctagcagcagacccatctctagaacaactgttaagaggagactgcgcgaatcaggccttcatggtcaaatagctgctaggaaaccactgctaaggagaggcaacaagcagaagagatttgtttgggccaagaaacacaaggaatggacattagaccagtggaaatctgtgctttggtctgatgagtccaaatttgagatctttggttccaaccaccgtgtctttgtgagacgcagaaaaggtgaacggatggattccacatgcctggttcccactgtgaagcatggaggaggaggtgtgatggtgtgggggtgttttgctggtgacactgttggggatttattcaaaattgaaggcacactgaaccagcatggctaccacagcatcctgcagcgacatgccatcccatccggtttgcgtttagttggatgatcatttatttttcaacaggacaatgaccccaaacacacctccaggctgtgtaagggctatttgaccaagaaggcgtgtccaaacttttggcctgtactgtatgttgaaagtatgtattaatatctggcagtatatatgtgtgacaatagtcatatgtgtataacaGTAGAAgaatgactaatgactaatgatggcagcagcagcaggaggcatctggcaggaccacggcagcagcacaacc includes:
- the mtfr2 gene encoding mitochondrial fission regulator 2, yielding MSLIEDILDVLRVVLEYFGVPPDMLVPVWDSQLCGQYRSIVRMIGTNLPLTPSPRIHFQIPLLTHRPQGYVDFTAETPSIPSFADVMWVFEDEGESFAKTRNHLPPKKQSTVNQNVVRYPGPAQPSKAQRGGIPVRQTADPEALRKITALECELLKLRAQIAMIVTAAPGSGLTEPQNTIGTPLMSPPPLPALTSTPRCAAPPPPPPPPPPPLPSCSAASSDSVLELIRQRRRNEKDLDKPQDSKVKGMPSMLDVLKDLNQVKLRSVERSPGGTPVRKRRSKGGTALLSDPAALIAEALKRKFAQHRHNNSSDKENSLELSPFGSPETPKVPLHMRRSQGRLHL